The sequence GGTGTATtatgttctttgtttttattgCGTGACTCTACGTAATGTTTCTTTAACTCCTCTACTGCAGCGTCAAGTTTTTCAACATTTGGCTGCAAggaatttaaaatattataaatttgtaTAGTTTTATTTTACGAAACACTTTACCTTAGCGCGCATATATAATTCAGTTATACGATAACAAATATCAACAATATGGTCTTCGTCAACACGAAATACGCCAAACCATTGTGGATTATTTGGTAATGGTATACCTAGTTTACGCGAACTTAAATAGATACAAGCACAAGCAATTGTTTCAGGTTGATAACGCATAAAGACATCCGTACGTAGTGAATCATTCATGAAATTCCATGCCATTTGCATAAGTTTTtcatgtttttcatattttagaactTGCAAATACATTACAATTAACTTATGTGGATGTTTGACATGCACACAAAAACCCAATTCTTTTAATACACGACGCTCTGCTTTAATAACCTGGGTTTTCAAATTCGTATAGGCTTGATCTAGAATCATTGGTGAAATATCCCTGTGAAGAAAATGGAACCAGATAAATATGCATGTGTGAAAAAACTAAAGGTAGGATGAGAACTGGAACATCTAATTATAGAAAGTATTGCTTCTACTACTACTTACTTCTGTCCGCGAACTTGTTTGATGTGATGAAAAACATTGATTACATCTCGTATACGCCGAGGTGCTTCTTCAATTTTTGATGCTAAGCAAACGCAGCTCATCGCGACAGTCTCCATATTATAGCGTACAAAGCTCTTTGAATAAAAGAAACGCTGAAATATAACTTGTCCAGTTGCCATTGCAACTTGTGGTAACTTCAGTAAAATGCCTGCAGTTTGTATTAGTTCGCATCCGAGTATACGCAAATCCTTTTCAGTTTCTGGATCCAAACCGTCCACATGTGACGGCGTTGCTTTTAATTTTGCTTCTGGTATAAGACTATTTTCCAAAGTTAGCACAATATTATTGAAAAGTCTAGGAAACGCTGATTTTGAAGAGTACTGTGATTCAGTTGCACCGCTGGCATGGTTTCCTGTGCCGGAGGATCCGCCAGATGCAGACGTGCTTGCGTTAACTGAAGTAGATGCTCCTGCCATATTTACGAACTTTGCTTTTGTTTGGTGATAGATTTCGACAACGACCATTGGAATGGGTTTGcaatcatttataaaaaaataaaatttgtgaaaatcttCATCCACAGTACAAGATGAAACAAATGTCAAATGAAATAAAGGCACGTTGCAGGGttgcatataaacttataaccGAACTATACAGCATAGTTTTAAgcgagtcattggtgccgtatgtcgtatcgctgtatccctaacgtaatcagctgtttatcgttacgacggtacaccaaaacccaattggttggccacgatacggttacgaccttagcggcattgattgcattgattctcataagataggtcgaatcagctgttataatgttactgatacggttaccgataaagcaccaatgcctCCAGCTTTAGtaattggttaagctaagctaaagctaagtttgcttaaattctagtcatttaaactccagttaaactccTCCACAGTTTGTCAGTCACAGTTAAAGGCCGCTTTTAGGGTTgcctttttgtgcggcaacattggttttttattatttagataATTTGGAGATACGCCAACAGCTGGATTTTATTTACCCAACAAATATGGAGAAAAACTTTCTCCagcgatatatgtatatttagttccggaggtgatatccaagatcattatttaattatttttaaaccagatagttctcgagttgatatccacaTTCATTCATCCAactacagttctcaaatgaatatttaacacatttttccagttgatatcctacattagaTATCGAGTttaggtggagttgaaaaaaaatccccaaggtggtaccaccaaagccaacagttGTTTATTATGAGAAATatacacctggttgatagcagtaatgaagcgtaattaatcaaaaataaattatatatttttattttcgtgaaaatactgtagtatggaattttacatttgagtccagtaaaagaaccacaagttgggaactataaattttcaacttaagtaatagcatttttcgctttataaaaaattccctcttttgctgagtacgctgtgattctcgagttgagccacaactcttgagattttagaagtaagCCTAGTTAGcaacatgagctctaatagtATTCGAGCTCAAATGCTTATTGGGTATAtttgacgccatttcgaacgaacgcaaataactgataggttaactagagtctAACCCTGTCAGATCGgacgcttaagctcagcttaaaccaTTGTGATCATAGTGTaaaagtacaagtgtgttgacttatctgtcaagcattctgacaggaactcgctggattcggaatgacagcaaattcaaaatggataccattaccgaatgcgccgaatgattgaaaaattgaaaaagtcgagacgattggtagacaaaaatgttgtctttgagaccaaaaatgcgactctagacctgagatttccatcaggtgagcgaggctgtttgtagttttgacgtttatcgcttagtgaacacacttgtataggtacactatgattctg is a genomic window of Eurosta solidaginis isolate ZX-2024a chromosome 4, ASM4086904v1, whole genome shotgun sequence containing:
- the LOC137251266 gene encoding cyclin-L1 isoform X3, coding for MVVVEIYHQTKAKFVNMAGASTSVNASTSASGGSSGTGNHASGATESQYSSKSAFPRLFNNIVLTLENSLIPEAKLKATPSHVDGLDPETEKDLRILGCELIQTAGILLKLPQVAMATGQVIFQRFFYSKSFVRYNMETVAMSCVCLASKIEEAPRRIRDVINVFHHIKQVRGQKDISPMILDQAYTNLKTQVIKAERRVLKELGFCVHVKHPHKLIVMYLQVLKYEKHEKLMQMAWNFMNDSLRTDVFMRYQPETIACACIYLSSRKLGIPLPNNPQWFGVFRVDEDHIVDICYRITELYMRAKPNVEKLDAAVEELKKHYVESRNKNKEHNTPPATTTVDRNNGSHNAWGGFIQRAVPLPLPTEKKSSDKDSRSRSRSRGSRSPKFNSRSRSRSRSPSTGEYKSRNKKSHRTRSRSRTPPVSKKKKSKHYSRSPSSSPHTKHRKRKSSRDHERNDYYSSKERDRSGDKYRERDKYHESKHHHGYSSKHHHRHSSRESTHRTGNKHRQSEIERAYIKRYLLIEAVISNWI
- the LOC137251266 gene encoding cyclin-L1 isoform X4; amino-acid sequence: MVVVEIYHQTKAKFVNMAGASTSVNASTSASGGSSGTGNHASGATESQYSSKSAFPRLFNNIVLTLENSLIPEAKLKATPSHVDGLDPETEKDLRILGCELIQTAGILLKLPQVAMATGQVIFQRFFYSKSFVRYNMETVAMSCVCLASKIEEAPRRIRDVINVFHHIKQVRGQKDISPMILDQAYTNLKTQVIKAERRVLKELGFCVHVKHPHKLIVMYLQVLKYEKHEKLMQMAWNFMNDSLRTDVFMRYQPETIACACIYLSSRKLGIPLPNNPQWFGVFRVDEDHIVDICYRITELYMRAKPNVEKLDAAVEELKKHYVESRNKNKEHNTPPATTTVDRNNGSHNAWGGFIQRAVPLPLPTEKKSSDKDSRSRSRSRGSRSPKFNSRSRSRSRSPSTGEYKSRNKKSHRTRSRSRTPPVSKKKKSKHYSRSPSSSPHTKHRKRKSSRDHERNDYYSSKERDRSGDKYRERDKYHESKHHHGYSSKHHHRHSSRESTHRTGNKHRQSEIERAYIKSKRVVLLSEFLK
- the LOC137251266 gene encoding cyclin-L1 isoform X5, which codes for MVVVEIYHQTKAKFVNMAGASTSVNASTSASGGSSGTGNHASGATESQYSSKSAFPRLFNNIVLTLENSLIPEAKLKATPSHVDGLDPETEKDLRILGCELIQTAGILLKLPQVAMATGQVIFQRFFYSKSFVRYNMETVAMSCVCLASKIEEAPRRIRDVINVFHHIKQVRGQKDISPMILDQAYTNLKTQVIKAERRVLKELGFCVHVKHPHKLIVMYLQVLKYEKHEKLMQMAWNFMNDSLRTDVFMRYQPETIACACIYLSSRKLGIPLPNNPQWFGVFRVDEDHIVDICYRITELYMRAKPNVEKLDAAVEELKKHYVESRNKNKEHNTPPATTTVDRNNGSHNAWGGFIQRAVPLPLPTEKKSSDKDSRSRSRSRGSRSPKFNSRSRSRSRSPSTGEYKSRNKKSHRTRSRSRTPPVSKKKKSKHYSRSPSSSPHTKHRKRKSSRDHERNDYYSSKERDRSGDKYRERDKYHESKHHHGYSSKHHHRHSSRESTHRTGNKHRQSEIERAYIKRRFQNLLVQ
- the LOC137251266 gene encoding cyclin-L1 isoform X2, whose product is MVVVEIYHQTKAKFVNMAGASTSVNASTSASGGSSGTGNHASGATESQYSSKSAFPRLFNNIVLTLENSLIPEAKLKATPSHVDGLDPETEKDLRILGCELIQTAGILLKLPQVAMATGQVIFQRFFYSKSFVRYNMETVAMSCVCLASKIEEAPRRIRDVINVFHHIKQVRGQKDISPMILDQAYTNLKTQVIKAERRVLKELGFCVHVKHPHKLIVMYLQVLKYEKHEKLMQMAWNFMNDSLRTDVFMRYQPETIACACIYLSSRKLGIPLPNNPQWFGVFRVDEDHIVDICYRITELYMRAKPNVEKLDAAVEELKKHYVESRNKNKEHNTPPATTTVDRNNGSHNAWGGFIQRAVPLPLPTEKKSSDKDSRSRSRSRGSRSPKFNSRSRSRSRSPSTGEYKSRNKKSHRTRSRSRTPPVSKKKKSKHYSRSPSSSPHTKHRKRKSSRDHERNDYYSSKERDRSGDKYRERDKYHESKHHHGYSSKHHHRHSSRESTHRTGNKHRQSEIERAYIKRTNFYFSSLYFRPIHSKRVVLLSEFLK
- the LOC137251266 gene encoding cyclin-L1 isoform X1; its protein translation is MVVVEIYHQTKAKFVNMAGASTSVNASTSASGGSSGTGNHASGATESQYSSKSAFPRLFNNIVLTLENSLIPEAKLKATPSHVDGLDPETEKDLRILGCELIQTAGILLKLPQVAMATGQVIFQRFFYSKSFVRYNMETVAMSCVCLASKIEEAPRRIRDVINVFHHIKQVRGQKDISPMILDQAYTNLKTQVIKAERRVLKELGFCVHVKHPHKLIVMYLQVLKYEKHEKLMQMAWNFMNDSLRTDVFMRYQPETIACACIYLSSRKLGIPLPNNPQWFGVFRVDEDHIVDICYRITELYMRAKPNVEKLDAAVEELKKHYVESRNKNKEHNTPPATTTVDRNNGSHNAWGGFIQRAVPLPLPTEKKSSDKDSRSRSRSRGSRSPKFNSRSRSRSRSPSTGEYKSRNKKSHRTRSRSRTPPVSKKKKSKHYSRSPSSSPHTKHRKRKSSRDHERNDYYSSKERDRSGDKYRERDKYHESKHHHGYSSKHHHRHSSRESTHRTGNKHRQSEIERAYIKSVRTLSDQHCCTVSYTKISCFVAFMQLTPRMQLSIQIHVFGIKGYKFRLQRL